The following proteins are co-located in the Micromonospora coriariae genome:
- a CDS encoding sugar ABC transporter substrate-binding protein yields the protein MASRTLTRAAVAGLAAVALLGSAACGSGFDDSSGDATQSSGPASLQILIGSSGEAETKAVQDAAAKWAGSSGNTATVTPAQDLTQQLGQALAGGTPPDVFYVDAARFADYASVGALEPYGDKVSNPDDFYESLRTAFTYDGKLYCAPKDFSTLALQINTDLWAKAGLTDADVPTTWDQLTATAQKIKAKGQVPLALGDTRDRIGAFMVQNGGWLMSKDGKQATADTPENLAALQYVKTMLTTGLAKYPKQLDAGWSGEAFGKGKAVMTIEGNWIKGALQNDFPNIKYKIVPLPAGAKGPGTLSFTQCWGIAAKSKYKDQAIKFVEAMTSGEQQMSFAKAFGVMPSRQSVRDQYTSAFPADKPFIDGAAYAQGPVNAPKMDSVLSDLDTSLQGLANGDPKTVLQNFDKNAKAALGTS from the coding sequence ATGGCATCTCGAACCCTCACCCGGGCGGCGGTGGCCGGCCTCGCCGCCGTCGCCCTCCTCGGCTCCGCGGCCTGCGGCAGTGGCTTCGACGACTCCTCCGGCGACGCCACCCAGTCCAGCGGCCCGGCCAGCCTGCAGATCCTGATCGGCTCCTCCGGCGAGGCCGAGACCAAGGCCGTCCAGGACGCCGCGGCGAAGTGGGCCGGCAGCTCCGGCAACACCGCCACGGTCACCCCGGCGCAGGACCTCACCCAGCAGCTCGGCCAGGCCCTCGCCGGCGGCACCCCGCCGGACGTCTTCTACGTCGACGCGGCGCGGTTCGCCGACTACGCCAGCGTCGGCGCCCTGGAGCCGTACGGCGACAAGGTCAGCAACCCGGACGACTTCTACGAGAGCCTGCGCACCGCCTTCACCTACGACGGCAAGCTCTACTGCGCGCCCAAGGACTTCTCCACCCTGGCCCTGCAGATCAACACCGACCTGTGGGCCAAGGCCGGGCTGACCGACGCCGACGTGCCGACCACCTGGGACCAGCTCACCGCGACCGCCCAGAAGATCAAGGCCAAGGGGCAGGTCCCGCTGGCCCTCGGTGACACCCGCGACCGGATCGGCGCCTTCATGGTGCAGAACGGCGGCTGGCTGATGAGCAAGGACGGCAAGCAGGCCACCGCCGACACCCCGGAGAACCTGGCCGCCCTCCAGTACGTCAAGACCATGCTGACCACGGGCCTCGCCAAGTACCCGAAGCAGCTCGACGCCGGCTGGTCCGGTGAGGCGTTCGGCAAGGGCAAGGCCGTGATGACCATCGAGGGCAACTGGATCAAGGGCGCCCTGCAGAACGACTTCCCGAACATCAAGTACAAGATCGTCCCGCTGCCGGCCGGCGCGAAGGGCCCGGGCACGCTCTCCTTCACCCAGTGCTGGGGCATCGCGGCCAAGAGCAAGTACAAGGACCAGGCGATCAAGTTCGTCGAGGCGATGACCAGCGGTGAGCAGCAGATGAGCTTCGCCAAGGCGTTCGGCGTGATGCCGTCCCGGCAGTCGGTGCGCGACCAGTACACCAGCGCCTTCCCGGCGGACAAGCCGTTCATCGACGGCGCCGCGTACGCGCAGGGCCCGGTGAACGCCCCGAAGATGGACAGCGTCCTCTCCGACCTGGACACCAGCCTGCAGGGCCTGGCCAACGGCGACCCGAAGACGGTGCTGCAGAACTTCGACAAGAACGCGAAGGCAGCGCTCGGC
- a CDS encoding LacI family DNA-binding transcriptional regulator, whose translation MAEKVTIATVARHARVSRQTVSNVLNAPHIVREETRLRVQDAIRALGYRANQAARQMRTGRSRLIAARIEPTRDGINGSVLDRFLHGLTETADAAGYRVLLYTATDDEREIATYDDLLGTYELDAFVLVGTKYGDPRTAWLAGRDVPFVTFGRPWDALDAHPWVDVDGAAGTAQATRHLLASGHRRIAFLGWPLGSGVGDDRRAGWRDALRAAGIDPTGLHRETEDGIAEGERLMRDLLVTVAPTAVVCASDSLALGALQAIRGVDPPVSVIGFDDTPVAAAVGLASVSQPLGEAAARCVDLLTGVLDGNHETPTHVLLQPALALRHTA comes from the coding sequence GTGGCCGAAAAGGTGACCATCGCGACGGTGGCCCGGCACGCCCGAGTGAGCCGCCAGACGGTGTCCAACGTGCTCAACGCCCCGCACATCGTGCGGGAGGAGACCCGGCTACGGGTCCAGGACGCGATCCGCGCGCTCGGCTACCGGGCCAACCAGGCCGCCCGGCAGATGCGCACCGGCCGGTCCCGGCTGATCGCCGCACGGATCGAGCCGACCCGCGACGGCATCAACGGCTCGGTGCTCGACCGATTCCTGCACGGCCTCACCGAGACCGCCGACGCCGCCGGCTACCGCGTGCTGCTCTACACCGCCACCGACGACGAGCGGGAGATCGCGACGTACGACGACCTGCTGGGCACGTACGAGCTGGACGCGTTCGTGCTCGTCGGCACCAAGTACGGCGACCCGCGTACCGCCTGGCTCGCCGGCCGGGACGTGCCGTTCGTGACCTTCGGCCGGCCGTGGGACGCGCTCGACGCCCACCCCTGGGTCGACGTCGACGGCGCAGCCGGCACGGCCCAGGCCACCCGGCACCTGCTGGCGTCCGGGCACCGGCGGATCGCGTTCCTCGGTTGGCCGCTCGGCTCCGGCGTCGGCGACGACCGCCGGGCCGGCTGGCGTGACGCGCTGCGCGCCGCCGGCATCGACCCGACCGGGCTGCACCGGGAGACCGAGGACGGCATCGCCGAGGGGGAGCGGCTGATGCGCGACCTGCTCGTCACCGTGGCACCGACCGCCGTGGTCTGTGCCAGCGACTCGCTCGCCCTCGGCGCCCTCCAGGCGATCCGCGGCGTCGACCCGCCCGTGTCGGTGATCGGCTTCGACGACACCCCGGTGGCCGCCGCGGTCGGGCTGGCCAGCGTCAGCCAACCGCTCGGCGAGGCCGCCGCCCGCTGCGTGGACCTGCTCACCGGCGTCCTGGACGGCAACCACGAGACCCCCACCCACGTGCTGCTCCAGCCCGCGCTGGCGCTCCGGCACACCGCGTAG
- a CDS encoding amylo-alpha-1,6-glucosidase codes for MIERQLQPLLHELVGVVLAPTSALGDATGQIRPTGVQGVFHADARVLSQAELRVDDRELEGLTHGGDGPHGARFVSLARWLGDPVPDPTVRVDRLRRATRDGLTEELRVVSTATVPVRATVSVDLACDLAPIEVVKSGGAAAALEAKTGQPGVLTWSTEGITVTVTGAGADVLATGERITAPRLAWPVELPPGGETVLRWHLTVEDPRAVVIGPAGEPDWSRPKVTADDRRLVRLLDRSLDDLRGLRLAETGAPGDVFLGAGVPWFLTLFGRDSLWAARMMLPLGTDLAAGTLRVLARRQGTRVDPATGEGPGKILHELRRHEFALPDGGLRLPPAYYGTVDATMLWVNLLHDAWRWGLPVEQIEPLLPHLEAALRWLGEHADPDGDGLVEYIDTTGHGLSNQGWKDSGDAVRFHDGSLATAPIVLAEVQGYAHEAAVNGAALLDAFGRPGGDRWRAHAAALARRFRDSFWVDGRYGPQPALALDRDKRPVDSLTSNIGHLLGTGLLTGDEEDQVARLLTTDTLAGGFGLRTMSTDDAGFSPLSYHCGSIWTHDTAIVLAGLARAGHRDAALGLAEGLLAAAEAFDYRLPELYGGDDRSLVNRPVPYPAACRPQAWAAASAVLLLQAATGLYPDVPGGTVRLAPLAGAELGALTVSGFRLAGTSVDISVGRTGHPIITGLPTTLTPTPTVPTQRRPTTSTPH; via the coding sequence GTGATCGAACGCCAGCTGCAACCCCTCCTGCACGAGTTGGTGGGGGTGGTCCTCGCCCCGACCAGCGCACTGGGGGACGCGACCGGACAGATCCGCCCGACCGGCGTCCAGGGCGTCTTCCACGCCGACGCCAGGGTGCTCTCCCAGGCCGAGCTACGGGTCGACGACCGCGAGCTGGAAGGACTGACCCACGGCGGAGACGGCCCGCACGGCGCCCGCTTCGTGAGCCTGGCGCGCTGGCTCGGCGACCCCGTGCCCGACCCCACCGTCCGGGTCGACCGGCTCCGCCGGGCCACCCGCGACGGCCTCACCGAGGAACTGCGGGTCGTCTCCACCGCCACCGTGCCGGTACGCGCCACAGTCAGCGTCGACCTCGCCTGCGACCTGGCACCCATCGAGGTGGTCAAGTCCGGTGGTGCCGCGGCAGCACTGGAAGCCAAGACCGGACAGCCCGGCGTGCTCACCTGGTCGACAGAGGGAATCACGGTCACCGTCACCGGCGCGGGCGCCGATGTGCTCGCCACCGGCGAACGGATCACCGCACCCCGGCTGGCCTGGCCGGTCGAGCTGCCCCCCGGCGGCGAGACGGTGCTGCGCTGGCACCTCACCGTCGAGGACCCACGTGCCGTAGTCATCGGCCCGGCCGGCGAGCCGGACTGGTCCCGGCCGAAGGTGACCGCGGACGACCGGCGGCTGGTCCGGCTGCTCGACCGCAGCCTCGACGACCTGCGCGGGCTGCGACTGGCCGAGACCGGCGCACCAGGCGACGTCTTCCTCGGCGCCGGGGTGCCCTGGTTCCTCACCCTGTTCGGCCGGGACAGCCTCTGGGCCGCCCGGATGATGCTGCCGCTCGGCACCGACCTGGCCGCCGGCACCCTGCGGGTGCTCGCCCGACGACAGGGCACCCGGGTCGACCCGGCCACCGGCGAGGGCCCCGGCAAGATCCTGCACGAGCTGCGCCGCCACGAGTTCGCGCTGCCCGACGGCGGGCTGCGCCTGCCGCCGGCCTACTACGGCACAGTCGACGCCACCATGCTCTGGGTCAATCTGCTGCACGACGCCTGGCGCTGGGGCCTGCCGGTCGAGCAGATCGAGCCGCTGCTGCCGCACCTGGAGGCGGCGCTGCGCTGGCTCGGCGAGCACGCCGACCCGGACGGCGACGGCCTGGTCGAGTACATCGACACCACCGGACACGGCCTGTCCAATCAGGGCTGGAAGGACTCCGGCGACGCCGTCCGGTTCCACGACGGCTCGCTGGCCACCGCGCCGATCGTGCTGGCCGAGGTGCAGGGGTACGCGCACGAGGCGGCGGTGAACGGCGCCGCGCTGCTGGACGCCTTCGGCCGCCCGGGCGGGGACCGCTGGCGTGCGCACGCGGCCGCGCTGGCCCGCCGGTTCCGGGACAGCTTCTGGGTCGACGGCCGGTACGGCCCGCAGCCCGCACTGGCCCTGGACCGGGACAAGCGGCCGGTCGACTCACTGACGAGCAACATCGGTCACCTGCTCGGCACCGGCCTGCTAACCGGCGACGAGGAGGACCAGGTCGCCCGCCTGCTCACCACCGACACGCTGGCCGGTGGCTTCGGGCTGCGGACCATGTCCACCGACGACGCCGGATTCAGCCCGCTGTCGTACCACTGCGGTTCGATCTGGACCCACGACACGGCGATCGTGCTGGCCGGGCTGGCCCGCGCCGGGCACCGGGACGCCGCGCTCGGCCTGGCCGAAGGGTTGCTCGCCGCGGCCGAGGCGTTCGACTACCGGCTGCCCGAGCTGTACGGCGGCGACGACCGTTCACTGGTGAACCGCCCGGTGCCGTACCCGGCGGCGTGCCGGCCGCAGGCCTGGGCCGCGGCCAGCGCCGTGCTGCTGCTCCAGGCCGCCACCGGGCTCTACCCCGACGTGCCCGGCGGCACGGTCCGGCTGGCGCCGCTGGCCGGAGCCGAGCTGGGCGCACTCACGGTCAGTGGGTTCCGCCTCGCCGGCACCTCAGTGGACATCTCCGTCGGCCGGACCGGCCACCCCATCATCACCGGCCTCCCCACCACCCTGACCCCAACCCCCACCGTCCCCACCCAACGCCGCCCCACCACCTCAACCCCCCACTAA
- the dapB gene encoding 4-hydroxy-tetrahydrodipicolinate reductase, with the protein MTDEQERTSAEPVRVGVLGARGRMGIEVCKAVDAADDLELVAMVDQGDGLFAASDAGAEVVVDFTTPDVVMDNLHWCIDQGINAVVGTTGFTEQRLDRVRGWLARKPGVGVVIAPNFGIGAVLMMQFAARAARHFESVEIIEQHHPRKLDAPSGTATHTARQIARARAEAGLGPVPDATRDEVPGARGAEIDGVRVHAVRATGLVAHQEVLFGTTGETLTIRHDSYDRASFMPGVLLAVRAVRNRPGLTVGLDTLLD; encoded by the coding sequence GTGACTGACGAGCAGGAGAGAACCTCCGCCGAGCCGGTGCGGGTCGGTGTCCTGGGTGCCCGGGGCCGGATGGGCATCGAGGTGTGCAAGGCGGTCGACGCCGCCGACGACCTGGAGCTCGTGGCGATGGTCGACCAGGGTGACGGGCTCTTCGCCGCGTCCGACGCCGGCGCCGAGGTGGTCGTCGACTTCACCACGCCGGACGTCGTCATGGACAACCTGCACTGGTGCATCGACCAGGGCATCAACGCGGTGGTCGGCACCACGGGCTTCACCGAGCAGCGGCTGGACCGGGTGCGCGGCTGGCTGGCCCGCAAGCCGGGGGTGGGTGTGGTGATCGCACCGAACTTCGGCATCGGCGCGGTGCTGATGATGCAGTTCGCCGCGCGGGCCGCCCGGCACTTCGAGTCCGTCGAGATCATCGAGCAGCACCACCCGCGCAAGCTGGACGCCCCGAGCGGCACGGCCACGCACACCGCCCGGCAGATCGCCCGGGCCCGTGCCGAGGCCGGCCTCGGCCCGGTCCCGGACGCCACCAGGGACGAGGTGCCGGGCGCGCGGGGCGCCGAGATCGACGGGGTACGCGTACACGCCGTGCGCGCCACCGGGCTCGTCGCCCACCAGGAGGTGCTCTTCGGCACCACCGGCGAGACGCTGACCATCCGGCACGACTCGTACGACCGGGCGTCGTTCATGCCGGGTGTGCTGCTGGCCGTACGCGCGGTGCGCAACCGCCCCGGTCTCACCGTCGGCCTGGACACCCTGCTCGACTGA
- a CDS encoding M16 family metallopeptidase: MSRAFSAPFPPDRRGVAASRDTGAGRSGGTARAVTRTLSDDPLGGTVRRTMLPSGLRVLTEAIPAMRSVSFGVWVAVGSRDETGPQAGAAHFLEHLLFKGTHKRTALEISSQIEAVGGETNAFTTKEYTCYYARVLDEDLPLAIDVMCDLVADSLLEPADVETERGVILEEIAMHDDEPGDEVHDLFARAVYGDHPLGRLISGTEETVTPMTRRQIQSFYRRRYTAPQIVIAAAGNLDHAAVVKLVRQAVRGTPLDSDAATPAPHRKATPAVRTRPATTLVEPKETEQAHVILGCPGIDRVDERRFALGVLNNVLGGGMSSRLFQEIREQRGLAYSVYSYASQYADSGLFAVYAGCAPGKVDEVLALTRAELARVAAEGLTEAEVARGKGMSKGSFVLGLEDTGSRMSRLAKGELLYGDLMPVDELLRRVDEVTVADVNALAAELLGRPMSLAVVGPFGASDFVA; the protein is encoded by the coding sequence GTGAGTCGGGCCTTCAGTGCGCCGTTTCCACCGGATCGACGGGGGGTGGCCGCGTCCCGGGACACCGGGGCGGGCCGCTCCGGCGGCACCGCCCGGGCGGTGACCCGGACGCTCAGCGACGACCCGCTGGGCGGCACGGTACGACGTACCATGCTGCCCAGCGGCCTGCGCGTGCTCACCGAGGCGATCCCGGCCATGCGCAGCGTCTCCTTCGGCGTCTGGGTGGCGGTGGGCTCCCGGGACGAGACCGGCCCACAGGCCGGTGCCGCGCACTTCCTGGAGCACCTGCTCTTCAAGGGCACCCACAAGCGCACCGCCCTGGAGATCTCCTCGCAGATCGAGGCGGTGGGTGGCGAGACGAACGCCTTCACCACGAAGGAATACACCTGCTACTACGCCCGCGTGCTGGACGAGGACCTGCCGCTGGCGATCGACGTGATGTGCGACCTGGTCGCCGACTCGCTGCTGGAGCCGGCCGACGTGGAGACCGAGCGCGGCGTGATCCTCGAAGAGATCGCCATGCACGACGACGAGCCGGGTGACGAGGTGCACGACCTCTTCGCCCGCGCCGTCTACGGTGACCACCCGCTGGGCCGACTGATCTCCGGCACCGAGGAGACCGTCACGCCGATGACCCGGCGGCAGATCCAGAGCTTCTACCGGCGCCGTTACACCGCGCCGCAGATCGTCATCGCCGCCGCCGGCAACCTCGACCACGCCGCGGTGGTCAAGCTGGTCCGCCAGGCGGTGCGCGGCACCCCGCTGGACAGCGACGCGGCGACGCCGGCGCCGCACCGTAAGGCCACCCCTGCGGTACGGACCCGGCCGGCGACCACCCTGGTGGAGCCGAAGGAGACCGAGCAGGCGCACGTCATCCTCGGCTGCCCCGGCATCGATCGCGTCGACGAGCGGCGCTTCGCCCTCGGGGTGCTCAACAACGTGCTCGGCGGCGGCATGTCCAGCCGACTGTTCCAGGAGATCCGCGAGCAGCGCGGTCTGGCGTACTCGGTCTACTCGTACGCCAGCCAGTACGCTGACAGCGGCCTGTTCGCCGTCTACGCCGGTTGCGCCCCGGGCAAGGTGGACGAGGTGCTGGCCCTGACCCGCGCCGAGCTGGCCCGGGTGGCCGCCGAAGGGCTGACCGAGGCCGAGGTGGCCCGGGGCAAGGGGATGAGCAAGGGCTCGTTCGTGCTCGGCCTGGAGGACACCGGTTCCCGGATGAGCCGGCTGGCCAAGGGGGAGCTGCTCTACGGCGACCTGATGCCGGTGGACGAGCTGCTCCGGCGGGTCGACGAGGTCACCGTGGCGGACGTGAACGCCCTCGCCGCGGAGCTGCTCGGCCGGCCGATGTCGCTGGCCGTGGTCGGCCCGTTCGGCGCCTCCGACTTCGTCGCCTGA
- a CDS encoding polyribonucleotide nucleotidyltransferase → MTETNLGTESRTAVIDNGSFGTREITFSTGRLARQAAGSVIAQLGETVVLSATTAGKHPKEQFDFFPLTVDVEERMYAAGRIPGSFFRREGRPSEDAILTCRLIDRPLRPSFVKGLRNEVQVVETVLALDPQHPYDVVAINAASMSTKLSGLPFSGPIGATRVAHIDGQWVAFPTLEELARATFDMVVAGRTLPDGDVAIMMVEAEATPNAVALISAGATAPTEEIVASGLEAAKPAIRELCRAQSELAEVAAKPVTEFPVFLDYQDDVYDAVAELARTEVAEAITIAGKADREEALDRVKARVAEELGGRFEGREKELSAAFRSLTKSEVRNRVLREQVRMDGRGPRDIRPLTAEVGVLPRVHGSALFERGETQILGVTTLNMLRMEQMVDTLSPENRKRYMHNYNFPPYSTGETGRVGSPKRREIGHGALAERALIPVLPSREEFPYAIRQVSEALGSNGSTSMGSVCASTLGLLSAGVPLKAPVAGIAMGLISDEVDGKTQYVTLTDILGAEDAFGDMDFKVAGTPEFVTALQLDTKLDGIPSDVLAAALQQANEARQIILGVMKAAIEAPAEMSDYAPRVTTVKIPVDKIGMVIGPKGQTINAIQDETGAEISIEDDGTIYVGATNGPSAQAAVDRINGIANPTLPKQGERFLGTVVKTAAFGAFISLLPGRDGLLHISKVGDGKRVERVEDFLNVGDRVEVEIADIDARGKIYLDKVRPEGAEAPAAGEAAGGDRPASRDRGDRGPRDRGDRERGGDRGGRGPERGDRGEGGGNGGGEGGEGGERPRRRTRHS, encoded by the coding sequence ATGACCGAGACCAACCTCGGCACCGAATCCCGCACCGCCGTGATCGACAACGGGTCCTTCGGCACCCGTGAGATCACCTTCTCCACCGGTCGGCTGGCTCGCCAGGCCGCCGGTTCCGTCATCGCCCAGCTGGGCGAGACGGTCGTTCTCTCCGCCACCACCGCCGGTAAGCACCCGAAGGAGCAGTTCGACTTCTTCCCGCTGACCGTCGACGTCGAGGAGCGGATGTACGCCGCGGGCCGGATTCCCGGCTCGTTCTTCCGCCGTGAGGGCCGGCCCAGCGAGGACGCCATCCTCACCTGCCGGCTGATCGACCGGCCGCTGCGCCCGTCGTTCGTCAAGGGCCTGCGCAACGAGGTCCAGGTCGTCGAGACCGTCCTCGCGCTCGACCCGCAGCACCCGTACGACGTGGTGGCCATCAACGCCGCCTCGATGTCGACCAAGCTCTCCGGCCTGCCGTTCTCCGGCCCGATCGGTGCGACCCGGGTCGCGCACATCGACGGCCAGTGGGTCGCCTTCCCGACCCTGGAGGAGCTGGCCCGCGCCACCTTCGACATGGTCGTGGCCGGCCGCACGCTGCCGGACGGCGACGTCGCCATCATGATGGTCGAGGCCGAGGCCACGCCGAACGCCGTCGCCCTGATCTCGGCCGGTGCCACCGCACCGACCGAGGAGATCGTGGCCAGCGGTCTGGAGGCCGCGAAGCCGGCGATCCGCGAGCTGTGCCGCGCGCAGAGCGAGCTGGCCGAGGTCGCCGCCAAGCCGGTCACCGAGTTCCCCGTCTTCCTGGACTACCAGGACGACGTGTACGACGCGGTCGCCGAGCTGGCCCGCACCGAGGTGGCCGAGGCGATCACCATCGCCGGCAAGGCCGACCGCGAGGAGGCCCTGGACCGGGTCAAGGCCCGGGTCGCCGAGGAGCTGGGTGGTCGGTTCGAGGGGCGGGAGAAGGAGCTCAGCGCTGCCTTCCGCTCGCTGACCAAGTCCGAGGTGCGCAACCGCGTGCTGCGGGAGCAGGTCCGCATGGACGGCCGCGGCCCGCGGGACATCCGCCCGCTGACCGCCGAGGTCGGCGTGCTGCCCCGGGTGCACGGTTCGGCGCTGTTCGAGCGGGGCGAGACCCAGATCCTGGGCGTCACCACGCTGAACATGCTCCGCATGGAGCAGATGGTGGACACGCTGTCCCCCGAGAACCGCAAGCGCTACATGCACAACTACAACTTCCCGCCGTACTCGACAGGTGAGACCGGCCGGGTCGGCTCGCCGAAGCGGCGCGAGATCGGCCACGGTGCGCTCGCCGAGCGGGCGCTGATCCCGGTGCTGCCGTCGCGCGAGGAGTTCCCGTACGCCATCCGGCAGGTCTCCGAGGCGCTCGGCTCCAACGGCTCCACCTCGATGGGTTCGGTCTGCGCCTCGACGCTGGGCCTGCTCAGCGCCGGTGTGCCGCTGAAGGCGCCGGTGGCCGGCATCGCGATGGGGCTCATCTCGGACGAGGTGGACGGCAAGACCCAGTACGTGACGCTGACCGACATCCTCGGTGCCGAGGACGCGTTCGGCGACATGGACTTCAAGGTCGCCGGCACGCCGGAGTTCGTGACAGCGCTCCAGCTCGACACCAAGCTCGACGGCATCCCGTCGGACGTGCTGGCCGCCGCGCTGCAGCAGGCGAACGAGGCCCGGCAGATCATCCTCGGGGTCATGAAGGCGGCGATCGAGGCTCCGGCCGAGATGTCCGACTACGCGCCGCGGGTCACCACCGTCAAGATCCCGGTCGACAAGATCGGCATGGTGATCGGCCCGAAGGGGCAGACCATCAACGCGATCCAGGACGAGACCGGCGCCGAGATCTCCATCGAGGACGACGGCACGATCTACGTCGGCGCCACCAACGGCCCGTCGGCCCAGGCGGCCGTCGACCGGATCAACGGGATCGCCAACCCGACCCTGCCCAAGCAGGGCGAGCGCTTCCTCGGCACGGTGGTCAAGACCGCCGCGTTCGGGGCGTTCATCTCGCTGCTGCCGGGCCGTGACGGCCTGCTGCACATCTCCAAGGTGGGCGACGGCAAGCGGGTCGAGCGTGTTGAGGACTTCCTCAACGTCGGCGACCGGGTCGAGGTCGAGATCGCGGACATCGACGCCCGCGGCAAGATCTACCTGGACAAGGTCCGCCCGGAGGGCGCCGAGGCTCCGGCCGCCGGTGAGGCCGCCGGTGGCGACCGGCCGGCCAGCCGGGACCGGGGCGACCGTGGCCCGCGTGACCGGGGCGACCGCGAGCGTGGCGGCGACCGGGGCGGCCGTGGCCCGGAGCGCGGCGACCGTGGCGAGGGTGGCGGCAACGGCGGCGGCGAGGGTGGCGAGGGCGGCGAGCGTCCGCGTCGCCGGACCCGGCACAGCTGA
- the rpsO gene encoding 30S ribosomal protein S15, which produces MALDQEAKATIRAEYATAEGDTGSPEVQVAVLTKRIAELTEHLKVHKHDHHSRRGLLLLVGRRRRLLNYVQKKDIARYRSLIERLGLRR; this is translated from the coding sequence ATGGCGCTCGACCAGGAAGCCAAGGCCACGATCCGCGCGGAGTACGCGACCGCCGAGGGCGACACCGGTTCGCCGGAGGTCCAGGTCGCGGTCCTCACCAAGCGGATCGCTGAGCTGACCGAGCACCTGAAGGTGCACAAGCACGACCACCACAGCCGCCGTGGGCTGCTGCTGCTGGTCGGCCGGCGCCGTCGGCTGCTCAACTACGTCCAGAAGAAGGACATTGCCCGCTACCGGTCGCTCATCGAGCGGCTCGGCCTGCGCCGGTGA
- a CDS encoding bifunctional riboflavin kinase/FAD synthetase, whose product MQRWRGYDAAPGGWGRSVVTIGVFDGVHKGHQATIGHAVARARELGVQSVVVTFDPHPAEVVRPGSHPAVLTEPARKAELIEALGVDVLCVVPFTPEFSRLPAEQFVHDILVEHLHAALVVVGSNFRFGHRAAGDVALLERLGRTFGFGVEGGPLVAEDGTVFSSTYIRSCVDAGDVGTAAAALGRPHRLEGVVVRGDQRGRELGFPTANLLCHRYAAVPADGVYAARLIRRGQREPLMAAVSVGTNPTFSGRERRVEAYALDFDGDLYGERLALDFVAHLRGQIRYDSIEPLIAQMEQDVERTRRALG is encoded by the coding sequence ATGCAGCGGTGGCGGGGTTACGACGCGGCGCCCGGCGGGTGGGGGCGCTCGGTCGTCACCATCGGCGTCTTCGACGGAGTGCACAAGGGGCACCAGGCGACCATCGGACATGCCGTGGCCCGGGCCCGGGAGCTGGGCGTGCAGTCCGTCGTGGTCACGTTCGACCCGCATCCGGCCGAGGTGGTCCGCCCCGGCTCGCATCCGGCCGTGCTCACCGAGCCGGCCCGCAAGGCCGAGCTGATCGAGGCGCTCGGCGTGGACGTGCTCTGCGTGGTGCCGTTCACCCCGGAGTTCTCCCGGCTGCCCGCCGAACAGTTCGTGCACGACATCCTGGTCGAGCACCTGCACGCGGCGCTCGTGGTGGTGGGCAGCAACTTCCGCTTCGGGCACCGGGCGGCTGGCGACGTGGCGCTGCTGGAGCGACTGGGCCGCACCTTCGGCTTCGGCGTGGAGGGCGGCCCGCTGGTCGCCGAGGACGGCACAGTCTTCTCCTCGACGTACATCCGCTCCTGCGTCGACGCGGGCGACGTGGGCACGGCGGCGGCCGCGCTGGGCCGCCCGCACCGGCTGGAGGGCGTGGTGGTCCGCGGTGACCAGCGAGGGCGGGAACTGGGCTTCCCCACCGCCAACCTGCTCTGCCACCGGTACGCGGCGGTGCCCGCCGACGGGGTGTACGCGGCCCGGCTGATCCGCCGCGGGCAGCGCGAGCCGCTGATGGCGGCGGTGTCGGTGGGCACCAACCCGACCTTCTCCGGGCGGGAGCGTCGGGTGGAGGCGTACGCGCTGGACTTCGACGGTGACCTCTACGGCGAGCGGCTGGCCCTGGACTTCGTGGCCCACCTGCGGGGACAGATCCGGTACGACTCGATCGAGCCGTTGATCGCGCAGATGGAACAGGACGTCGAGCGCACCCGGCGCGCTCTGGGCTGA